In Bombus huntii isolate Logan2020A chromosome 9, iyBomHunt1.1, whole genome shotgun sequence, a single window of DNA contains:
- the LOC126869378 gene encoding steroidogenic acute regulatory protein-like: MAEDERQIRAAAETLLSESVNSHRSLYTQQNVTRTPDIILSEDLIAGAMHNGRMSNVRRFFCLFVTFDLLLTFLMWLICTMIAGESLESAFMNQVVHYHIKTSLFDIVMAAICRFTVLLLFYALLHLDHCIIVALTTATTCAFLIAKVFLFDWSICNQPVFQVLLILTSFVLPWVEAWFFDIRVLPQETQARNWFRNFTDNEREPLLRGVVSESRQYTSEPGTFFTPMDSPAHSDNEDESSRTPGNTRGLSKATEVFPPKSLPKLTTEMIQDYKRRAYILVQTCHDLLQSKDWQIQNIMSNGDIIFYINRPKEGKTLKIVGTIEAPAGILVNRLFDEVELTPSWNRLVTESKKLQDIDENTDIVYQATSAQGGGIIGARDFVILRHRVQYGNYYINSGMSVPFTSLPNRSNVVRAENKLSCCAAEQLPNDESKCRFTWIINTNLKGWLPQKVVDKSMSTALIDFMSYVRKYMDDT; the protein is encoded by the exons ATGGCAGAAGACGAGAGGCAAATTAGAGCGGCCGCAGAAACCTTGCTGAGTGAATCTGTAAACTCCCACAGGAGTTTGTACACTCAACAAAATGTAACGCGAACTCCGGATATCATCCTTAGCGAGGACCTTATCGCGGGTGCCATGCATAACGGGAGGATGTCCAACGTCAGACGCTTCTTTTGCCTCTTCGTCACCTTCGACCTCCTGCTTACATTCCTCATGTGGCTCATTTGTACAATG ATTGCCGGTGAGAGTTTGGAGTCCGCCTTCATGAATCAAGTAGTCCATTATCACATAAAAACCTCACTCTTCGACATAGTG ATGGCAGCGATTTGCAGGTTTACCGTGTTGTTGCTCTTCTATGCTCTGCTCCATTTGGATCATTGTATTATCGTAGCT TTGACAACTGCCACGACGTGTGCTTTCTTAATTGCTAAAGTGTTTCTTTTTGAT TGGTCGATATGCAATCAACCAGTATTTCAGGTTCTTCTTATCCTTACATCTTTTGTATTGCCTTGGGTGGAGGCTTGGTTCTTTGATATTCGTGTGTTACCTCAGGAAACACAAGCCAGAAATTGGTTTAGAA ATTTTACGGATAATGAAAGAGAACCGCTCCTTCGAGGAGTTGTTTCGGAATCACGTCAATATACCAGCGAACCTGGTACATTTTTTACACCTATGGATTCACCAGCTCATTCTGATAACGAGGATGAAAGTTCTAGAACACCAGGTAATACTCGGGGCTTATCAAAAGCAACTGAAGTATTTCCACCTAAGTCTCTACCAAAACTCACGACAGAGATG ATACAGGACTATAAACGAAGAGCATATATATTAGTGCAAACTTGCCACGATTTATTGCAATCTAAAGATTGGcaaattcaaaatataatGTCAAATGGTGatattatcttttatataaACCGTCCTAAGGAAGGGAAAACATTAAAGATAGTA GGAACTATTGAAGCTCCAGCTGGTATACTCGTGAACAGATTATTCGACGAAGTTGAATTAACACCTTCATGGAATAGACTCGTTACAGAGTCGAAAAAGTTACAG GACATTgatgaaaatacagatattgttTATCAAGCCACAAGTGCCCAAGGAGGAGGCATTATTGGCGCTCGTGATTTCGTTATTTTAAGACATCGTGTGCAGTACGGTAACTATTATATAAATAGTGGAATGTCAGTGCCTTTTACGTCATTACCAAATCGCAGTAACGTCGTCAG AGCCGAGAACAAGCTAAGCTGTTGTGCAGCAGAACAATTACCTAATGACGAGAGTAAATGTCGATTTACGTGGATAATTAATACGAATTTGAAAGGCTGGCTTCCACAAAAAGTTGTAGATAAATCAATGTCTACTGCATTGATAGATTTCATGTCTTATGTAAGGAAATACATGGATGATACGTAA